The genomic interval cattgcactttgggaattttcatgagttttatgttgattttgttggtttagtaGGATGGCCATTTTGTTAAGTGaagggaaacttttctcttgttgctctgtttcgctgtagcgaaattcatcctcactgcagcgagaaactctcaagtttaAGGGCCTTCACCAGAACTAGTtatcgctacagcgagaaactttctgtctattttgctaacttgtgggtttttgccatattccCCATTTCTTTgataccatagttgagcatggattttgtaaagtgatttactcatgtggggtttacatgagaggtttaaaggagctaaacacaattgcatggttttgagaaaatgaatgcatcatgatttcaataaacattccttatggtatgcttgttcccttcttgttcactcactgagtattgtactcacgttttataaaaattcatgtttttagatcaggtgactgttagaccttagatcgaggagtccccgtagtgcatctcctaGGTATatgtctggcattcgatagtaatcctttttattgtaaatgtctccgctggaagtcatgggtccttttgtattgtgaatacaatctaacaatgtgaatatgtgcttgcaatgtaaattgctaaatacatgactggtatagtgcatgtatattattatcgataatgccattgtgttttgactatgttcacacccgggaagaaggtgtgtgtgtatgtatgatatgataaatttgttaagcaaaggtaaatggataggcttgcttgggcttagtgagctatgctcattgagctcatgcaccggtcatggccctggaaattgggtcgtgacaaacttggtatcagagccctaggttgtTTAGGTCCTACAGTGTTATGGTCAGGTCCAACGGAGAGTCGAGTTTTTATGTgggattttttattatgaactGTGAGCCGcgacacatttcataatcgaGGAACCGCATAAATTCCcaatcttagaaaccaccATATCTCTTTAACTGTGGTTAATGACAAGTGTTTGCTCTTGTGTAGGTAAGAATGCCACTTAAGACACGGGCCACTTTAAGACAAGTGGGGGAGCAAGATGCCCCTACTGAGATGACTACTAGGCCACAGGCACCTACCCGTAGAGGGCGAGGTAGACATGGCAGGGTCGCTAGGCCGGTGAGAGCGAGTACGCCAGTGAATAAGAGAAATGAGGGACAACCCTTAGGTGAGACTGTTAGGCCACCAACGAGAGGCATTACTGTTGAGGACTTGGGGATAGGTCTGCAGGGAGTCAATCGGGTTGAAAAAATGATGGCAGCCCGTATGGAGCGTATACAAAAAATAGTAGAGGGGAGACATGTGGAGCAAAAGTCCCCTAGTTCCCAAGGGTAGACAGACCGCCAACCTCCCGAGGATTATCAGGGTCGTAGAGACTTTAGTAGTGGGATTTCATTTTCTAGTCGTCAAGGCCCACATGGGGAATTAAGGTTACCCCAACAAGGGAGTAACGTGATGAGTAGCAATGTTGAGTCAAGGCAGGAAGCTTTTAGTGGAAGGAGGCAACAACAATACTCAAGGCAAATTAGTCAGGCTATTCCTCCCCGTGATAATTGTGGAAGACGACACAGAGGATGATGCTATTTTCGcatgaaaacttgttttggttGTGGCCAGCTTGGACATAGGGTGAGGAACTGTCTGATGGCCCAATAATCGCAAGGTTCTATTCGCAGTCCTAATCAGCCAGCTTTATCTGCTCCTTCGACAACTGTTTCAATTGGCCAAGAGGTTAACCAGATAAGAGATAGAGGTACTAGTGCTTGCTCTCGGGGTAGCCCATCTAGGTTTGGACGTTAGAGCTTATTGGGAGCGGCCCAAGCGAGGGTGTATGCTTTAACTCCCCAAGAGGCCCAGGCCTCAAATGCAGTGGTCTCAAGTATTTTTCCTATCTTTGATATGAATGCTTGGGTGTTGTTTGAGCCTGGTTTAACCTATCTGCTTATTTTTACATGTTTTGCACATCGATTGAGTAAGAATCGTGTTAGGAAAGAAGAATACTTGGTGGTACttactcctttaaaggaggtatTTATGactgaataaaaaaataaatcctgTGTAACTCGAATCAAGGATAAAAAATATCTTAGTGAATTTAGCGGTGTTAGACACCTGAAggagcttaaggatcagttgGAGGATCCttatggaaagaaagaaaagatgtttGCCAAAGGCACAAATGAAATGTTGAGGTATGGAAATAGACTTTATGTGTTGGATAATGATGAATTGAGGAGAGAGATATTGGAGGAGGTGCATATGGCAGCCTATATGGTACATTCAGGAGCTTGGCAACGAGGCTGAGTGATATTGCTTGCCAAGTGCTCTGATAGGTACCTTTTGTTGCTCGTCGCAGAAGGGAGAAAGGGCTGCCCTGAATGGTGGAGACACCCCTagtgacaatgttggtatcagaATTTAAAGGAGGTGACGTGGGAAGCTGACGATGAGAGATGGACAAAGCATCCACACCTCTTCGATATGTAAAGGTAAGCCACTctacattaaatttaaat from Theobroma cacao cultivar B97-61/B2 chromosome 5, Criollo_cocoa_genome_V2, whole genome shotgun sequence carries:
- the LOC108661946 gene encoding uncharacterized protein LOC108661946, giving the protein MSIKRLLRQGCPGYLAIVRDTQAKVGDINQVSVVNEFVDVFLEELPGLPLEREIEFSIDLIPDTRPISIPPYRMAPAKLKKLKDQLEDLFDNGFIHPSVSPWGAPVRMPLKTRATLRQVGEQDAPTEMTTRPQAPTRRGRGRHGRVARPVRASTPVNKRNEGQPLGETVRPPTRGITVEDLGIGSIRSPNQPALSAPSTTVSIGQEVNQIRDRGTSACSRGSPSSEFSGVRHLKELKDQLEDPYGKKEKMFAKGTNEMLRYGNRLYVLDNDELRREILEEVHMAAYMKGERAALNGGDTPSDNVGIRI